One stretch of Sylvia atricapilla isolate bSylAtr1 chromosome 4, bSylAtr1.pri, whole genome shotgun sequence DNA includes these proteins:
- the FHIP1A gene encoding FHF complex subunit HOOK-interacting protein 1A produces MSSGTSISRNRQAPSLQGVDPETCMIVFRTHWAQVLKILEKHDPLKNTQAKYGAISPDEASTVQNYVEHMLFLLIEEQAKDASMGPILEFVVSENIMEKLFLWSLRREFTDETKIEQLKMYEMLVTQSHQPLLHHKPILKPLMMLLSSCSGTTTPTVETELVVLLNQLCSIIAKDPSILELFFHTSEDQGAANFLIFSLLIPFIHREGTVGQQARDALLFIMSLSAENSLVANHIAENTYFCPVLATGLSGLYSSLPTKLEEKGEEWHCLMKDDWLLSPALVQFMNSLEFCNAVIQVAHPLIRTQLVNYIYNGFLVPVMAPALHKVTVEEVMTTTAYLDLFLRSVSEPALLKIFLRFILLHRHENVHILDTLTSRINTPFRLCVVSLALFRTLIGLHCEDVMLQLVLRYLIPCNHMMLSQRRAVKERDCYSVSAAKLLALTPLCCSTGITLTLESQGKDYILWTKTAQTKDPGRRSSESACIVEYGRAVDISYLQYLGEAQEAIIQCMKDCKVWSALYDGVNPDPDTFIQTLAEENGTDVEHPMFRLQQRTPSSCSSAQATPFSEKMQLELEWDDSYDTGISPGSNVSSPQPYDDLRSTEMPPPAEPPKHIQEMKKNAIMLIKGSYIEESDFQDDVMVYRLCAQKDTQDDDSSKEKPLNVVREHKVQSQTVVNGSLATTQLEMDLDEHSKRNSSSTKGVMREQINQKMTEIDPQPDLELKISSQEADCNLSVKLLSTDGEDFIAQYDRIIKELDPNSASLEEQKLDAPDPVSPAEEEEDFENFSADTPSAESMPSPFGAKEDVSPKHSPRSQSAPFTGPFISVVLSKLENMLENSLHVNLLLIGIITQLASYPQPLLRSFLLNTNMVFQPSVRSLYQVLASVKNKIEHFASVEKDFPGLLLEAQQYLLFRVDMSDAAEELLTKGNVQHSSNTGKGRNLPEAYPAVLQPFLGQKAKKGLAHPSLPAHVRNAVLAAALFPEFLKELAALAQEHSILCYKILGDFEDYY; encoded by the exons ATGTCCTCTGGAACAAGTATCAGCAGAAATAGGCAGGCTCCCAGCCTGCAGGGTGTTGACCCAGAAACATGCATGATAGTGTTTAGAACACACTGGGCACAG gTTCTGAAAATCTTAGAGAAGCATGATCCTTTGAAAAATACTCAGGCAAAGTATGGAGCAATCTCACCTGATGAGGCCAGCACTGTCCAGAATTACGTGGAGCACATGCTTTTCTTATTAATTGAGGAGCAAGCAAAAGATGCCTCGATGGGGCCTATTCTGGAGTTTGTGGTTTCAGAAAACATCATGGAGAAGCTTTTCCTTTGGAGCCTACGGCGAGAGTTCACCGATGAGACAAAAATTGAGCAACTCAAAATGTACGAAATGCTCGTTACCCAGTCTCATCAGCCTTTGCTGCATCACAAGCCTATTTTGAAGCCTTTGATGATGTTGCTGAGTTCCTGCTCAGGAACAACCACTCCAACAGTGGAAACAGAGTTGGTTGTCCTCTTGAACCAGCTCTGCTCTATAATAGCCAAAGATCCCTCCATTTTAGAACTGTTTTTCCACACTAGTGAGGACCAAGGAGCTGccaatttcctcattttttccctgctgatcCCCTTCATCCATCGAGAAGGAACAGTAGGCCAACAGGCTCGGGATGCACTGCTTTTCATAATGTCTCTGTCTGCAGAAAATAGCCTTGTTGCAAACCACATAGCAGAAAACACCTATTTTTGCCCA GTGCTAGCAACAGGACTAAGTGGCCTCTATTCATCTTTGCCTAcaaagctggaagaaaaaggagaagaatggCATTGTCTGATGAAAGATGACTGGCTTTTGTCACCAGCCCTTGTACAATTCATGAATTCCCTTGAATTTTGCAATGCTGTGATACAG GTGGCACATCCCTTGATCCGCACCCAGCTTGTGAATTATATTTACAATGGATTTTTGGTGCCAGTAATGGCTCCTGCGCTCCATAAG GTGACTGTGGAGGAAGTGATGACTACCACTGCATACCTGGATCTCTTCTTGCGCAGCGTTTCAGAGCCAGCCCTCCTCAAGATCTTCCTCCGCTTTATTTTGCTGCATCGACATGAGAATGTTCATATCCTGGATACACTTACCAGCAGAATCAACACACCATTCCGG ctctgtgtggtCTCTCTGGCATTGTTCAGAACGCTCATTGGCTTGCACTGTGAAGATGTGATGTTACAGCTAGTTTTAAG GTATCTGATCCCCTGCAACCACATGATGCTGAGCCAGCGGAGAGCTGTGAAAGAGAGAGACTGTTACTCTGTATCTGCTGCAAAACTGCTGGCCCTGAcgcctctctgctgctccactgGAATCACTTTGACACTTGAAAGCCAAGGAAAAGACTATATTCTCTGGACAAAAACAGCACAGACTAAAG ATCCTGGCAGACGCTCTTCTGAATCTGCTTGCATTGTGGAATATGGAAGAGCCGTGGACATCAGCTACTTGCAGTACCTGGGGGAAGCTCAAGAAGCCATCATCCAGTGCATGAAAGATTGTAAGGTTTGGTCTGCCTTGTATGATGGAGTAAATCCCGATCCAGACACCTTTATCCAGACGCTTGCAGAGGAGAACGGTACAGATGTGGAACACCCCATGTTTCGGCTCCAGCAAAGGACACCTAGCTCATGTAGCTCTGCTCAAGCAACTCCATTCAGTGAGAAGATGCAGCTGGAGCTAGAATGGGATGATAGCTATGACACAGGGATTTCGCCTGGTTCTAATGTGAGCTCACCACAACCATATGATGATCTGAGAAGCACAGAAATGCCGCCACCTGCAGAGCCACCAAAACACattcaagaaatgaaaaaaaatgccattatgCTCATCAAAGGCTCTTACATAGAGGAGTCAGACTTTCAGGATGATGTTATGGTTTACAGGTTATGTGCCCAGAAGGATACTCAGGATGATGACAGCTCCAAGGAGAAACCTTTAAATGTAGTCAGAGAACACAAGGTGCAGAGCCAGACCGTAGTCAATGGGTCTCTTGCAACGACCCAGCTGGAAATGGACTTGGATGAGCACAGTAAGAGAAATTCAAGCTCAACTAAAGGTGTAATGAGAGAacaaataaaccagaaaatgaCTGAGATTGATCCACAGCCAGACTTAGAGTTAAAGATTTCTTCTCAGGAGGCAGATTGTAACTTAAGTGTAAAACTGCTTAGCACAGATGGTGAGGATTTCATTGCACAGTATGACAGAATTATTAAGGAACTGGATCCAAACAGTGCAAGCTTGGAGGAGCAGAAGTTGGATGCTCCTGATCCTGTCTCTCCAGCAGAAGAAGAGGAGGACTTTGAGAATTTCTCAGCAGATACCCCTTCTGCAGAGAGCATGCCATCTCCCTTTGGAGCAAAGGAGGATGTCTCTCCCAAGCACTCTCCAAGGAGCCAGAGTGCTCCATTTACAG GACCATTCATCAGTGTAGTGTTGTCGAAGCTGGAGAACATGCTGGAGAATTCCTTGCATGTAAATTTGCTGCTTATTGGGATTATTACTCAGCTGGCAAGTTACCCACAGCCGCTTCTTCGCTCCTTTCTGCTCAACACCAACATGGTGTTTCAGCCTAGTGTGCGCTCACTCTATCAG GTGCTGGCATCTGTGAAAAATAAGATTGAACATTTTGCTTCCGTTGAAAAAGACTTCCCAGGTCTTCTCCTGGAGGCCCAACAGTACTTGCTTTTTCGTGTGGACATGTCTGATGCTGCAGAAGAATTGCTCACCAAAG